From Salvelinus fontinalis isolate EN_2023a chromosome 37, ASM2944872v1, whole genome shotgun sequence, the proteins below share one genomic window:
- the LOC129836482 gene encoding transmembrane protein 178A-like — protein sequence MKPCTPVLIRRREVDGVTDASLTNSSNVDDRRMEKQTLVTAISLSMSLASLVLLITAIMTDHWYETDTTRHRQNCDQFGPDANEHKNRLMPIYHLPLMDNSNPRRNQALLRAIHVGSREELLENWRSILGMGILETECGRPIFSTYSGLWRKCYYLGKDKDIDNLISKGIAQRCTIIKYHFSQPIRLRNIPLNLTRTIQQDEWHLLHLRRITAGFLGMAAAVLLCGCIVASVSFAWEKSLTQHVSGLLFLMAGIFSTISLCTYAANVSYDLARVPPFIYGLPADVEHGYSWSSFCAWLSLGLTVTSGCLCTTFPILSCSSSKAQQGKAAPNAGV from the exons ATGAAGCCCTGCACACCCGTGTTGATTAGGAGGAGGGAAGTGGACGGAGTGACAGATGCTTCCTTGACCAACTCTTCAAATGTTGATGACCGAAGGATGGAGAAACAGACCTTGGTGACAGCTATCAGTTTGTCCATGAGCCTGGCGTCACTGGTGCTTCTCATCACCGCTATCATGACTGACCACTGGTACGAAACGGACACCACACGGCACAGGCAGAACTGCGACCAGTTCGGGCCGGACGCCAACGAACACAAGAACCGGTTGATGCCCATCTATCACCTGCCCCTGATGGACAACAGCAATCCTCGGAGGAACCAGGCGCTGCTCCGAGCGATCCACGTCGGGAGTAGAGAGGAGCTCCTGGAAAACTGGAGGTCCATTTTGGGAATGGGAATTTTAGAAACGGAATGCGGGCGCCCTATTTTCTCCACTTACTCTGGACTTTGGAGGAAATGTTATTATCTAGGAAAGGACAAGGACATCGACAACCTCATATCCAAGG GTATAGCCCAGCGATGCACCATCATCAAGTACCATTTCTCCCAGCCCATACGGCTCCGCAACATCCCTCTCAACCTGACCCGCACCATCCAGCAGGACGAGTGGCACCTCTTAC ACCTGCGGCGGATCACAGCAGGGTTTCTAGGCATGGCGGCAGCCGTTCTGTTGTGTGGCTGCATCGTGGCGTCTGTCAGCTTCGCCTGGGAGAAGTCTCTCACTCAGCACGTCTCTGGGCTGCTCTTTCTCATGGCAG GGATCTTCAGCACCATCTCCCTGTGTACCTACGCGGCCAACGTGTCCTACGACCTAGCCAGGGTCCCTCCCTTCATCTACGGGCTGCCTGCTGACGTGGAGCATGGCTACAGCTGGTCCAGCTTCTGTGCCTGGCTCAGTCTGGGGCTGACGGTGACGTCTGGATGCCTGTGCACCACCTTCCCCATCCTCAGCTGTAGCAGCAGCAAAGCCCAACAGGGCAAGGCTGCCCCCAACGCCGGTGTCTGA
- the LOC129836481 gene encoding THUMP domain-containing protein 2-like, with product MNDSNCQCAALQFYCTAGNGMEPFLIQEVKTKLAAKDVDHIPGKVFFTTSVEIKQVRALKSAERLFLLLKRHSPLSAHTAKTPSGIQSRLMGDGSDWTRAVLSWRCLQRDLMMRSDCTLSVALPGRKRKREEEEEKESGVEGSTCNEPNGTQKLGLEGERRELGLHKDHISSTEDSGSVNCVAGDKVEEECIEGSRDRNTSTVSFRVSCRCSGALSRRFSPQDLSRIIGTAASRQLGWRVDLRKPDLEVNVYMSDDHCVLGIPLLRLPLANRSYMKTTGLRSTIAWAMASLSDIKPGSCVIDPMCGVGTILLEAAHEYQDAFFLGLDIDESQLVKADQNVEFAKFGDRVQLLQASSKEIPLPSCSVDVVVCDVPFGKKFGTKTDMAASLPVIVREMERVLRVGGTLVLLLSPQLSCLLKKSMTPRPVTSHTQGEGTGVGLGGDVDPSHTPSLFPSLQPLSYHRVSLGAIDALIHKYVKIVTATTTLSGPDCIHTLNPCIVEPDCIHTLNPCIVEPE from the exons ATGAACGACTCAAATTGTCAGTGTGCTGCGCTACAGTTCTATTGCACAGCAGGGAACGGCATGGAGCCTTTCCTGATTCAGGAGGTGAAGACCAAACTTGCAGCCAAAGAT GTGGATCACATCCCTGGAAAAGTGTTCTTCACCACCTCTGTTGAAATAAAGCAAGTGAGGGCGCTGAAATCTGCAGAGAGGCTGTTTCTACTTCTAAAGCGACACTCCCCCCTCTCGGCCCATACAG CTAAAACACCATCTGGTATCCAGTCAAGGCTCATGGGTGATGGAAGTGACTGGACCAGAGCTGTGTTGTCATGGAGATGCCTGCAGAGAGACCTGATGATGAGAAGCGActgtaccttgagcgtggccctaccagggaggaagaggaagagggaggaagaggaggagaaagagagtggtGTTGAGGGGTCAACTTGTAACGAACCAAATGGAACACAGAAGCTgggactagagggagagagacgagaatTAGGACTACACAAGGATCACATTTCATCAACAGAAGACTCTGGAAGTGTAAACTGTGTTGCAGGGGACAAAGTTGAAGAGGAGTGTATAGAAGGCAGCCGTGacagaaatacatccacagtgtcTTTCAGAGTGAGCTGTCGGTGCAGTGGAGCCCTGTCCAGACGTTTCTCTCCCCAG gatCTGAGTAGGATCATTGGAACAGCGGCGAGCAGACAACTGGGGTGGAGAGTGGACCTGAGGAAACCAGATCTGGAG GTGAATGTGTATATGAGTGATGACCACTGTGTCCTCGGGATACCTCTCCTCAG GCTTCCTTTAGCCAACCGGAGTTATATGAAGACTACTGGGCTGAGATCCACTATAGCCTGGGCCATGGCCTCTCTGTCAGACATCAAG CCTGGCTCTTGTGTGATCGACCCGATGTGTGGAGTGGGAACTATTCTACTGGAAGCTGCACATGAATATCAG GATGCCTTTTTCCTGGGTCTGGACATTGATGAGTCTCAGTTGGTGAAAGCTGATCAGAATGTGGAGTTTGCAAAGTTTGGGGATAGGGTGCAGCTGCTGCAGGCATCATCCAAGG AGATTCCACTGCCTTCCTGTAGTGTGGATGTCGTTGTCTGTGACGTCCCTTTTGGGAAGAAGTTTGGCACCAAGACTGACATGGCTGCCTCTCTTCCAGTGATtgtgagagagatggaaag AGTTCTCCGTGTGGGTGGGACCCTGGTTTTGCTGCTTAGTCCCCAGCTCTCCTGCCTGCTGAAGAAAAGCATGACCCCCAGACCAGTAACCTCACACACCCAGGGAGAGGGGACTGGGGTGGGATTAGGAGGTGATGTGGACCCCTCCCATACCCCAAGCCTTTTCCCCTCACTGCAGCCCCTAAGCTACCACAGAGTGAGCCTGGGAGCTATAGACGCTCTTATTCACAAGTATGTCAAGATAGTGACTGCTACTACCACACTCAGTGGACCTGACTGtatacacacactcaacccctgcATAGTGGAGCCTGACTGtatacacacactcaacccctgcATAGTGGAGCCTGAGTGA
- the LOC129836483 gene encoding uncharacterized protein LOC129836483 isoform X1 produces MTWLFILREWRYDEINFLSVHCFFLTCTHSNNTLACPPPDILTLIMGQLLASEQEQSEAQVAVGSLLYSAMLEAGALPDVAVDHYLLANPESLDSRAHLQDHLRQLQGHVGNRAPTYLKELISRLVAFSDEPKVAGLVGLVVSMVMETAYASSRGSVRSRGCQVEERRAELQDVMEEYLKRCRMHLKDEQKLREDTQRLEGQLSYLLTQLKNTMLREGPSSKALKHWASGAAFHTQMLLHLTRLEQKGDPLVVQAAMEQYQEDFREILPAYRCYKASTVTVIKCRGGLQTGEDPLTEGSVTGFTVVDKELGKSVSVPLPEDAPPGIVLITSDMCAQAYLERLFSPQGPIAELERYFLNSRESLCMKLMVQEPTDPNERLSIVETEPLGRR; encoded by the exons ATGACATGGTTATTCATACTGAGAGAATGGCGATATGATGAAATCAACTTCCTTTCTGTGCACT GCTTTTTTCTCACCTGCACTCACAGCAACAACACACTCGCCTGCCCACCCCCAGATATCCTGACGTTAATCATGGGGCAGCTGTTGGCCTCAGAACAGGAGCAATCGGAGGCTCAGGTTGCTGTTGGCTCTCTGCTCTACTCCGCCATGTTGGAGGCCGGTGCTCTGCCTGATGTTGCTGTCGACCACTATCTGCTAGCTAATCCAGAGAGCCTGGACTCCAGGGCCCACCTACAGGACCACCTCCGCCAGCTGCAGGGGCATGTAGGGAACCGGGCGCCCACCTACCTGAAGGAGCTGATCAGCCGCCTGGTCGCTTTCTCTGACGAGCCCAAGGTGGCAGGCCTGGTGGGCTTGGTGGTCTCCATGGTGATGGAGACGGCATACGCCTCGTCCAGGGGGTCAGTGAGGTCGAGGGGTTGCCAAGTCGAGGAACGGCGAGCGGAGCTCCAGGACGTTATGGAGGAGTACCTCAAGCGCTGCCGGATGCACTTGAAGGATGAGCAGAAGCTGAGAGAAGACACCCAGCGTCTGGAGGGCCAGCTGAGCTACTTGCTGACCCAGCTGAAGAACACCATGCTCAGGGAAGGCCCCAGCTCCAAGGCCCTGAAGCACTGGGCCAGCGGCGCCGCCTTTCACACGCAGATGCTGCTGCACCTGACCAGGCTAGAGCAGAAAGGAGACCCGCTGGTCGTCCAGGCTGCAATGGAGCAGTACCAAGAGGACTTCAGAGAGATTCTACCTGCGTACAGATGCTACAAAGCCAGTACGGTGACTGTGATAAAGTGTAGGGGAGGGCTGCAGACCGGGGAGGATCCTCTGACTGAGGGGAGTGTGACTGGGTTCACTGTGGTGGATAAAGAGTTAGGGAAGAGTGTGAGTGTTCCCCTACCTGAGGACGCTCCCCCTGGCATTGTCCTGATCACTTCAGATATGTGTGCTCAAGCCTATTTAGAGCGACTGTTCTCTCCACAAGGCCCCATAGCAGAGCTGGAGAGGTACTTTCTCAACAGCAGAGAGAGTCTATGCATGAAGTTGATGGTACAAGAACCAACGGACCCCAACGAGAGGCTGAGCATTGTGGAAACAGAACCCCTAGGCAGAAGATAG
- the LOC129836483 gene encoding uncharacterized protein LOC129836483 isoform X2, translated as MGQLLASEQEQSEAQVAVGSLLYSAMLEAGALPDVAVDHYLLANPESLDSRAHLQDHLRQLQGHVGNRAPTYLKELISRLVAFSDEPKVAGLVGLVVSMVMETAYASSRGSVRSRGCQVEERRAELQDVMEEYLKRCRMHLKDEQKLREDTQRLEGQLSYLLTQLKNTMLREGPSSKALKHWASGAAFHTQMLLHLTRLEQKGDPLVVQAAMEQYQEDFREILPAYRCYKASTVTVIKCRGGLQTGEDPLTEGSVTGFTVVDKELGKSVSVPLPEDAPPGIVLITSDMCAQAYLERLFSPQGPIAELERYFLNSRESLCMKLMVQEPTDPNERLSIVETEPLGRR; from the coding sequence ATGGGGCAGCTGTTGGCCTCAGAACAGGAGCAATCGGAGGCTCAGGTTGCTGTTGGCTCTCTGCTCTACTCCGCCATGTTGGAGGCCGGTGCTCTGCCTGATGTTGCTGTCGACCACTATCTGCTAGCTAATCCAGAGAGCCTGGACTCCAGGGCCCACCTACAGGACCACCTCCGCCAGCTGCAGGGGCATGTAGGGAACCGGGCGCCCACCTACCTGAAGGAGCTGATCAGCCGCCTGGTCGCTTTCTCTGACGAGCCCAAGGTGGCAGGCCTGGTGGGCTTGGTGGTCTCCATGGTGATGGAGACGGCATACGCCTCGTCCAGGGGGTCAGTGAGGTCGAGGGGTTGCCAAGTCGAGGAACGGCGAGCGGAGCTCCAGGACGTTATGGAGGAGTACCTCAAGCGCTGCCGGATGCACTTGAAGGATGAGCAGAAGCTGAGAGAAGACACCCAGCGTCTGGAGGGCCAGCTGAGCTACTTGCTGACCCAGCTGAAGAACACCATGCTCAGGGAAGGCCCCAGCTCCAAGGCCCTGAAGCACTGGGCCAGCGGCGCCGCCTTTCACACGCAGATGCTGCTGCACCTGACCAGGCTAGAGCAGAAAGGAGACCCGCTGGTCGTCCAGGCTGCAATGGAGCAGTACCAAGAGGACTTCAGAGAGATTCTACCTGCGTACAGATGCTACAAAGCCAGTACGGTGACTGTGATAAAGTGTAGGGGAGGGCTGCAGACCGGGGAGGATCCTCTGACTGAGGGGAGTGTGACTGGGTTCACTGTGGTGGATAAAGAGTTAGGGAAGAGTGTGAGTGTTCCCCTACCTGAGGACGCTCCCCCTGGCATTGTCCTGATCACTTCAGATATGTGTGCTCAAGCCTATTTAGAGCGACTGTTCTCTCCACAAGGCCCCATAGCAGAGCTGGAGAGGTACTTTCTCAACAGCAGAGAGAGTCTATGCATGAAGTTGATGGTACAAGAACCAACGGACCCCAACGAGAGGCTGAGCATTGTGGAAACAGAACCCCTAGGCAGAAGATAG